One Methylosarcina fibrata AML-C10 DNA segment encodes these proteins:
- a CDS encoding ABC transporter ATP-binding protein: MTVPALPVITLHHLNKSYRESGARHEILREVNLRVMKGEFVVLLGRSGSGKSTLLNLLGGIDQPDSGQVVINGTEIAGLSEHDRTLFRRRHIGFVFQAYNLIPTLTVAENLQLPLELVRCSRRELREKVDGLLERLELGERREAYPDRLSGGEQQRVAIARALIHDPDVILADEPTGNLDLETGQAILALFDDLVRTSGKTLIMATHSREVLGKADRVLSIRNKSLVAEE, from the coding sequence ATGACTGTACCGGCCCTTCCCGTAATCACTCTGCATCATCTTAACAAAAGTTATCGGGAATCCGGAGCCCGGCACGAGATTTTGCGCGAGGTAAATCTGCGGGTGATGAAGGGCGAGTTTGTCGTCCTGCTCGGACGGAGCGGTTCCGGCAAATCGACCTTGTTGAATCTGCTCGGCGGCATCGATCAGCCGGACAGCGGTCAGGTGGTGATTAACGGCACCGAGATCGCCGGACTTTCGGAACACGACCGCACTTTATTCCGCCGTCGTCACATCGGTTTCGTGTTTCAAGCCTATAACCTGATCCCGACCTTGACCGTAGCTGAAAATTTGCAGTTGCCGCTGGAATTGGTCCGGTGTTCCCGCCGGGAATTGCGGGAAAAAGTCGACGGCTTGCTGGAAAGGCTCGAACTCGGCGAGCGCCGGGAGGCCTACCCCGACCGTCTGTCCGGCGGCGAGCAGCAGCGGGTTGCGATCGCCCGGGCCCTGATTCACGACCCCGACGTGATCCTGGCGGACGAGCCGACCGGCAATCTGGATCTGGAGACGGGCCAGGCCATTCTGGCATTGTTCGATGACCTGGTCAGAACCTCGGGCAAGACTCTGATCATGGCGACGCACAGCCGCGAGGTGCTGGGCAAGGCCGACCGGGTGCTGTCCATTCGCAACAAGTCGCTGGTGGCCGAGGAATAA